In Panthera uncia isolate 11264 chromosome B4, Puncia_PCG_1.0, whole genome shotgun sequence, one genomic interval encodes:
- the ASB8 gene encoding ankyrin repeat and SOCS box protein 8 isoform X4 codes for MSQWSEEIPWSIDTGLHQVNALDGYNRTALHYAAEKDEACVEVLLEYGANPNALDGNRDTPLHWAAFKNNAECVRALLESGASVNALDYNNDTPLSWAAMKGNLESVSILLDYGAEVRVINLKGQTPISRLVALLVRGLGTEKEDSCFELLHRAVGHFELRKNGTMPREVARDQQLCEKLTVLCSAPGTLKTLSRYAVRRSLGLQYLPDAVKGLPLPASLKEYLLLVE; via the coding sequence GTGAATGCCCTGGATGGTTACAACCGAACAGCCCTCCACTATGCAGCTGAGAAAGATGAGGCTTGTGTGGAGGTCCTCTTGGAGTATGGCGCAAACCCCAACGCGCTGGATGGCAACCGAGATACCCCACTTCACTGGGCAGCCTTTAAGAACAATGCTGAGTGTGTGCGGGCCCTCCTGGAGAGTGGGGCTTCTGTCAATGCCCTGGATTATAACAACGATACCCCGCTCAGCTGGGCTGCCATGAAGGGAAATCTGGAGAGCGTCAGCATCCTTCTTGATTACGGAGCGGAAGTCAGAGTCATCAACCTAAAAGGCCAGACGCCCATCTCCCGCCTGGTGGCTCTATTAGTCAGGGGACttggaacagagaaagaagactCTTGCTTTGAGCTTCTCCACAGAGCTGTTGGACACTTTGAATTAAGAAAGAATGGCACCATGCCACGGGAAGTGGCCAGAGACCAGCAGCTGTGTGAAAAACTGACTGTTCTGTGCTCAGCCCCGGGAACTCTAAAAACACTGTCTCGCTATGCTGTGCGCCGGAGTTTGGGCCTCCAGTATCTGCCAGATGCAGTGAAGGGCCTTCCACTGCCAGCCTCTCTGAAGGAATACCTCTTACTTGTGGAATAG